In Corylus avellana chromosome ca8, CavTom2PMs-1.0, the genomic stretch TTCTTATCTCTTCCAAACATCAAAGCTCCGGTTTCAAGTGCCCTGCTGAACATCATACTATGCCAAGGTTAGAAGAATGTGGAACAACTACCGCCACTGTTCTCAAACAAACTTCTGCAAATTACCATTTGGTCCCAAATTGTCAACAGGACAAGAATCGAAACCCATTTGGAAAAGATTATGGAGCTCATTGTCCAACATAGTCTGCATGTATACAAAGATATGCCTTATATTAATGTTTACAGCAAGGAAAAGGGTGATTTGCATGATTTGAAGAAACTAAACTTTTACCTGAGGCAACGAAGGAAATTTTGGAGTGGCAGCAGGAATGCTTGGTAAGCTCCCCTGGAAAATTCCATGTGGGTAACGGTGAGTGGAGCTCATTCCAGGACCAAATCCGAGAATAGCTCCAGTGCCGGCCCGTGAATGAATTATCTGTACAGGAGGCATTCAAAGATCAAGTTACTTTCATTCATTCAACAGTTATAATTGTAAAACAGATTGTATTGTTGATCGAGTTCAGCAATATGATGATCAAACTTACATCTTTCGACAGAATCTGCTCCATATCAATGTTCAGTTCTGGATTGACAGTGGCAAGTTTCATTGACAGAAACTGCGACATGAAAGCAAGCACATCTTTAGCGAGTATTAGAACACTTAAGAGCCAAACCATTATAGTTGTGAAATTGATTTATGGAAAATTCTCAATGAGAACATGCTGTAATTTTGAACGActttcaaaaagagaaaagaaagagatataGTGCAACCAAATAGTTGAAATCCTGTAGCTTCCTGTGCATTTCCTCAGAGCactttgttttgaaaaaaatagatcTTAGTCGCTAAAAGTATAGAAGATCATCATCTGGTATTGAATGAGGAATATAACCAATAATAAGAATCTTATAGAAATAAATATGgcctttctttttcccttatTAGTTCAAACACCGATTACAGCTTGAGCTCAATGGAAGTTCACAATTTTGTATATGTTAAGCTATGCTCTCATCAGTCTAATGCAGTCCAAGACTGTCACAAAGGGGCTATAAGCTCTCAATTCCCATTTAGAAACCTTATGAAACGAAAGAAATGAATAATTCCTAATCTTAGAGTTGCAAAATAGCATACCTCAACTTGCTGTTGCAGCGACTGCACATAGTTGATAATCTCATCAAGCATCACCGCCTTCCCAGTAATCTAAAACAGTACAGTGCATCAAATTAATCAAtacaagaaataaagataagagATCACTCAAAAGCTTGGCTTTCTCCAATTACCTTATTGCATCCGGGAACAAGTTCTTGAAGCAATCTCATTCTCTCACTAATCTTTTCTCTTCTCACCTGCAAGCAGAAAGTTCTATCCTTTCAAGCTAATAACATAGCAAGGACTTTTCAAAAGTAAGATACATGGTCGAAAGAAGTACCCTTTCTGCAAGGCTATGACTGTTTGTGGCCTGTCCCCTTCGGGCTCTTACATGAATGTAATTGTCTTTAGAACCATCTCCACTGGAAGTATCTTTAGCTTGTTTACTGGTTTGTTTACCACGCAAATTCGAACCTgtgttttgttcaatttttggtTTCTTCTCGTCCGGTTCTTTTAGAACGTCGGAGCTCTCCCCAGAAAGATCCTTCTGTACCTCCCCTTCGGCATTCTACCAGGGATAACAAAgcaatttgatattaaaaggATAAACACAATCTGAATGTTTGTAACTCTCTCTTGTTGAACTGCAAGATTACATAATCTTCCTTATTGCTATATGTCTATCTTATCAGCTATacatttgattttgaattaCTTGTTTCATCATCTTCACTTCGTTTATCTTGAGCGTGTGATCTGATATAGTCTTAATAGATATTGAGGCACTAAAACatatcaaattgaaacaaaatcttCAAGATCCTAAAAGTATAACCCAAGTTACCTGATGTGGGCTGAATGGTGAATTGTTGGAATCAGGCGCTCGTTTCCTTCTTTTTGCAGTCGGCGAAGATCCTATAGCACCCTCTCCTGAAATTTGGTGATCATCCTGAGACTGTGCAGTATTTGTTGAAGTCTTTCCAGTGCCACCACCAGCCTTGTTTGAGGCATAATTCTGAGGACATCCAGAATTAGCAATCTGGCTACAGTCGGGAAGGCCAAAGGAATTAACCATTTCTGAGAAGCTCCCACTTCCAAAGCATGGAAGCTTTGGCACTGGTTCAATAAGGGTGGAACTGGAGGGGTACTGAACAAGGTGGAAGGAGCTACTAACTCCCTGATTTTCCATTACAACAGGGTAAGGAGGATTGGAAAATTCACTGTGAGAAACCATGGAAGAAGCTCCAAAATTCTCACTGTGGCTCAATGAAACAAGTGGATCCCAACCAGAACTAAAGAAAGGATCAGCTCCATTTGAAGGTTTATACATGGAGACAGAGCTCATAGCCATGCCTGAGACCTTTTCAGGCAGTGGGTTTGTGCTCATCCCTGAAGATGGACAATGCAGGACGCCATCACTTCCATGTTGAAACCCCACATCCTCATTTTCATGACCATCCATCTTCTAAATTCAAAAGCTAGACCACAAGAACTATGAAACTTATATACCAAGGAAATGAACCCCAACCAAACAAACAGTTGCTTCAGATAAGGACTAAAAATAGATATGAAACAGAAGAAACTACAAAACTAAAGGTAAAGTGAGTTTGACTAAAATTGACTGGTGATATCTTGCAGGACTCAACAAGGAACAAGTAACCTTGGCAGCTTTATAGACCACAGAGGGTGTAAAGTAAAAGAAGCCTGTTATTGCAGCATCCGATAGGcacaaagaaaaaggacaaaTCCAAATCTATCAGGCATAAAATCTACACGGCACCAGCAAATCGCCTCTTCCTTTCGAAAACCCTAGGGATCAAGCTTACTCCAATGCTTGGAAAAATATAAAGGGAAATGCTTCGCACAGACAGGAAAGTGAACCTTTCAGAGTATAAAGTACGCAAAAACAATGGCATCGGCTAATTAACAGCTCACGAGAGTAGCGAAAAGAAAGCAGATTCCCTTTTCCTCTTTTGTTTAGGGAATTGGGAGAAGTGAATTTTCATGTACTCCACTCAACAAACAAATAATGTGATAGATTTAAGCAAGCTTGGATCTTTTCAAGCAGGAGTTGATTGAGAAGGATCACGTCAAGCTTGAAGCAATGAATATAGAATGAAGTACTGTCTAGTGAAGTCCTAACCAAGAAAAACCAGTTGTTCAAGTTTTGAATCAATCAAAGGACCAAGAACCAAGAAATGCGTGTTACAGAAACCCTTTTGAGATATTCTCAGATGGGTACCTAAAGAAGAACAAAATGCATCAAATTTCAACTTGAATTGTGCAAGAACTTGAAATGTGGCAGCGTTTCAGCACAGTACCCTGAATTGGGTATTTGATCGTACCTTCAAGAGCATCAAATGCTCGCTCAAATTTGACAACAAACAATCAAATTCACCAATTGCCTACTTGCATAAACGGCAAAGGAAGCATCAAATTCCAACTTTTATAGATCATAGACAATGTAGTGAGCTATTaggctagagagagagagagaaagaaagagaggctTTTTTTTACCTGCCCAAGCTAACAGGTGACATGTAAGATTTTAAAAGAGAAACTACTGCCAACTGCTCTCAGTTGTTTGTTACAGAATTATTACAGAACCTAATCACTTGTCCTTCCAACACTTTACTCTTGtaagttctctctctcttttcttttcttggcttataatatagtattatattatattacatggcttttaatttctttaagtTTTTATATGTCCCTCCCAGTCCCAGAGGGGGATTGGAGTCTTTGCAAAGGTACTTCTCTTCAAGCCCAAGCTTTGCTTGCTTGCTTCTTTGACATGgtactttgtttttttatttattttttatttttttactgacACACTTGCCAACTATTCCAACAGACCTCTCTTTGCTGTTACACACTCATTTTTCTCAGTGCCACCCAACCCCTTTCATTTCTATTGAGAATATGCATTGTGCACCTAACCTCTATCCTCCTCCATGGACGCCACTATGTAAATCGTACGtttatccccaaaaaaaaattaaacctaaaacAGAGTAAATGTAattattcaatttaatattttaacactttccCCTTAAACGTGTGTTTAAATTCTTTATCAACAATACGTGGGATATTTGCCAGAAATAAGATAAATGGCAAATGCaatatttaatagtaattttaaaagacatcatatttgaaaaaacttttaatCTCGATAAGAATagttgaatttaatcatttaattaatattataatattcttatttatgTGTCGAGTTAAACTTAAGGTAAAATAggtgaaatatttaactaaaattgagtaaattgttgaatattatattaaatcatccTCAAGCGATAGCTTAATTAGGTCGAGATTGCAAATCATGAAGCGGAATTCACTAattcaattttcattaatataataataataataataatatattaaatcattacttatttaAATAAGTAGGTCCtacaatcccaaataggctttatttatatatatattttttaaggtCCCAAATAGGCTATTAGTAACAAAGGATCATAATCAAACTCAATTGGGGGTCACGGGATCTTTCTTCTAGAGCATTGAAACAACAGCAATAGATTACCCATCCAATCCAAAACATACCTACTGTCTCAAATGTGATGGTTTCACGTTGATGGGCTATCAGAACAAAGTGTATGGCTATGATTAGACAACTGAGAGTGGATACTGTAGGGGTGTAGCGCAGAGTATGATTGACCCTCaaatttaaatatgaaaaatatataatgtgccagcaatcttttttcttttactttaggGGGAGGGCTTTGGGTCTGAGGAACATAAGGAATAATGGAATCTAATCATCAAAATTTTACCTTCTTGTCATTGTACGATTGCCAGCTGTATATGTGCCTTGCCTGTTCAAACCCTCAAGCCTACCTAAACCGGTCAAACCGAATTATCTGGTCAACCCCTAGTCCGGTTGTGATCTTGCtggaaatttcaaattattccGAAATTAACGCCTAATTTGCTCCCAACCCCAACATAATAGAAATCACTGCTCCTACGGCCatttactctatatatatatatatatatatatatatattcctagacttttttttttcgagaTTTGTGAAATTactctttctttgttttataatagctactaatcttttaaaaactttttttttttaaaaaaaaaaaacattattacgGAAATCAAAACGGTTTATGGGTGGAGCTCAATCTTCAGGTTTAGAGTCTGGAGTGTTTTGAGAGtgattaatatataatttttttaaaaaataaaaataaaaatgttagtATAGTAATCACACGTTGTTTGCTAGAAAGAAGATATGCAAGGAAGATGAAAGGTTAGAGAGGTTTTCCCGGACTAGATCCAAcgatgctcaagtcaattagAGGGAATGGAGAGGAAATTATTGCGGAGTCTGTAATGCAAAATTAGGCGTACTTGAACGGGTGTCGTCTCTTTCCTTTTATAGGTTGTTGTCTCACGTTATTTCTCTTAGGGGTTTTAGGGACTCTTGCCAATAATTTGTCATCGACGTGGAGATTCGGACTCCCTCCCTAAATCAGTTGTAAGGAACGTATGGTGAGGTTAAGTAGTTAGCTTAGGAGGCGGAGTGTAGGTTGTTGTCTCATGTTATTTCTTTTAGGGGTTTTAGGGACTCCCGCCAATAATTTGTTATCGATGTGGAAACTCGGACTTCCTCCCTAAATCAGTTGTAAGGGATGTATGGTGAGGTCAAGTAATTAGCTTGGCGGGCGAAGTGATGAATCGGCTGTTGGACATTATTTCTTAGAGTCTATTTCGGatcgagtatatatatatatataagcattaaataactatttttaaaagtaatctAATTTGAAGGATTCACCCAAAAACGGAGTTTGGGACAATTTTAGAGTAGGGAAAAATGTCTAACAAtgttgctttttttaaaaaaaaaatggttaaaaaaaaaaaaagaaagaaaattatatatcaaatgGACCTATTTTTGCTTGGCATAACTATTTTATatactaaaaacatttttttaagctcttaatgcaatttcaaacaagttTTAAGTAAGATTTCACTCGGATCCTTATTGACTACTTGGGCTGTTGGCAGTTGAGCCTCTTAGACTCATCGAGGGATGACCACCGAACGCACGCCGGTAAATAGACTCTTTAATAGTCCTCATATTTCTTCGAATTGATAGagaggttttgttttgtttatttttttatttttgtagtttatTGGATATTTGttcattaaatttttgtctCTGATTATGCGGGTAGCTAGCTAGAccctaaaatttaattgaaaaaaaaaatataaaatacatataataaTTTCCTATAGCCTCCAAAAACTccccaaaaaataaactaataatgcacattgaaatgatttttgatttgtttgatgtAGAAGGGACCCACATGAACCCCTTCATAGTCAAGAAGAATCTTTAGATGTGATGATTGAGATGGTACACCTACCATATCAATGTGGGTACTCCGCCCAAATCATTCAGTTCGGTACATTCCACAGCGGAGGCTACACCAACCAATTGTTTTCCGGTAACTGCGAAGCACAAATGCAATTGCTTCTTGGATAATGATACATggaaaattaattgtttgaatCGTTAATAATTTGAGTTTGGTAGCGTAAAAAACTCTATAAAAAATTTGTCTGATTGTGTATATAGTCGGACAATCTAAAAGTTATTTGAAGAAGTACATCTCATATAGGATTTATAACGTTATATGCATTAATTGATAGCAATTCGAACGAGTAATTGGTCGAAATCCCAATCCGTGCTTGTTCACATCATGATGTCCGGGGTACGAGGATATGGGTTGAAATTTTaagttatattttctctttagAATTAATGTTGTTCCACGCACAAGACAATGTTAGATTGTTGGAGGAGAAATGACTAGGTTATAGGGGGTTTTCGTTTAatattgaacatttttttttattttcaaatttctgaagaaaaaacaaataattaccACCGACACCATGTCATGgacttttcttatttatttatttatttttatttctacgTCTGTCAAAGGTTTTCATTTATCACAATTTTGCAAGGACAATGTTGGAAAAAACAGGCTCGATGCGTGACAACCTATTCCACCTAATGGTCATCCACGCTGACCAAATCCCGGAATTTCTTTGATTCCcccttcttttaaaaaatggttcaaATTACCTCCAAAATAGAAACCCTCCCAATCTAGGATTTTATCATCATCCAATCACTAAATCTTCAATTATTCATGTTGGTTCATATTCTTCCaccaaaataatttataaaactGTCACGTGCTGTTTAACATGTAAGAgatgttcaaaatataataaagtagccttccaaactaccaatcATTTACGATTTAGTACATGAAGTGGCCGGCGAGTCACCCCATAAACCAcaccttctaattttttttaaaaaattaataattattattatttagggtttgccaaacgacgtcgttttggagactttttaaattgattttttttcttcctaaaatggtattttagtaacttaaccttgccaaaacgacgtcgtattgaatttttcattctatttgACGGTGATGACTAATAGAGTGGCCGAATTGCAACTGATTAATAGTTTAAgaggctactttattacattttgaacatttgaaggcTAAATCATAAATAGCTGATAGTTTGAAgagctttttatattttttcctagtttt encodes the following:
- the LOC132190506 gene encoding transcription factor bHLH74 isoform X1, producing the protein MDGHENEDVGFQHGSDGVLHCPSSGMSTNPLPEKVSGMAMSSVSMYKPSNGADPFFSSGWDPLVSLSHSENFGASSMVSHSEFSNPPYPVVMENQGVSSSFHLVQYPSSSTLIEPVPKLPCFGSGSFSEMVNSFGLPDCSQIANSGCPQNYASNKAGGGTGKTSTNTAQSQDDHQISGEGAIGSSPTAKRRKRAPDSNNSPFSPHQNAEGEVQKDLSGESSDVLKEPDEKKPKIEQNTGSNLRGKQTSKQAKDTSSGDGSKDNYIHVRARRGQATNSHSLAERVRREKISERMRLLQELVPGCNKITGKAVMLDEIINYVQSLQQQVEFLSMKLATVNPELNIDMEQILSKDIIHSRAGTGAILGFGPGMSSTHRYPHGIFQGSLPSIPAATPKFPSLPQTMLDNELHNLFQMGFDSCPVDNLGPNAGHLKPEL
- the LOC132190506 gene encoding transcription factor bHLH74 isoform X2, encoding MDGHENEDVGFQHGSDGVLHCPSSGMSTNPLPEKVSGMAMSSVSMYKPSNGADPFFSSGWDPLVSLSHSENFGASSMVSHSEFSNPPYPVVMENQGVSSSFHLVQYPSSSTLIEPVPKLPCFGSGSFSEMVNSFGLPDCSQIANSGCPQNYASNKAGGGTGKTSTNTAQSQDDHQISGEGAIGSSPTAKRRKRAPDSNNSPFSPHQNAEGEVQKDLSGESSDVLKEPDEKKPKIEQNTGSNLRGKQTSKQAKDTSSGDGSKDNYIHVRARRGQATNSHSLAERVRREKISERMRLLQELVPGCNKITGKAVMLDEIINYVQSLQQQVEFLSMKLATVNPELNIDMEQILSKDIIHSRAGTGAILGFGPGMSSTHRYPHGIFQGSLPSIPAATPKFPSLPQTMLDNELHNLFQMGFDSCPVDNLGPNGHLKPEL